The Pan paniscus chromosome 1, NHGRI_mPanPan1-v2.0_pri, whole genome shotgun sequence genome has a segment encoding these proteins:
- the LOC100976037 gene encoding small ribosomal subunit protein uS8-like, with amino-acid sequence MECMNALADALKNINTGKGGKCQVLIRLCSKVIIWFLTVLMKHGYIGKFEIADDHRAGKTAVNLTGRLNKYGVIRPRFDVQLKDLEKRQANLLPSRQFGVIILTI; translated from the coding sequence ATGGAATGCATGAACGCCCTGGCTGATGCTCTCAAGAACATCAACACTGGAAAAGGAGGCAAATGCCAGGTTCTTATTAGGCTATGCTCCAAAGTCATCATCTGGTTTCTAACTGTGTTGATGAAGCATGGTTACATTGGCAAATTTGAAATCGCTGATGATCACAGAGCTGGGAAAACTGCTGTGAATCTCACAGGCAGGTTAAACAAGTATGGAGTGATCAGGCCCAGATTTGATGTGCAACTCAAAGATCTAGAAAAACGGCAGGCAAATCTGCTCCCATCTCGCCAGTTTGGTGTCATTATACTGACAATCTAA